GTGCCGTACAACAAGCCGCCGTCCACACTTTGTAAACAAGAACACTATATTTTGCACATGGATTTCAGTGTGCTCAAAAAAATAGGGATGGGAGTTATTTTGGGTGCGGCAAGCGCATTTGCCGTAGTGGAACTGGATTACACGCAATACGCGACTTTCCAAGCACATTCATCGCCAAACGTCGAGGGCGCCAACAGGGAGCTTCCCAAAAACAGCATTGGCTCTCGCCTGCGCGGCGGCGCGCTTTACGGTCCGTCAAAGCGCGTCAGCATTAACCCCGACAACAACGGCGACTGGGACGACATGGAAGTCGACGCCGATTACCGTTTCTCTTACCTCCCCATTTACGGCTCCATCGACAAGTTCGTGAAAAGCGACATTTTCGTTTACCAGATCAGCTTCGGCATCTACAACGGCATTTACAGCGGTACGAGCCTAGGCATCAACACCAAGTATTTTGAACTCGGCGTCACCTCGTTCCAAAGGTTCACCTACCAAAACTACGATTACCTGGGCTACAAGGTCGCCGAGGGCAAGGACGAAAACGGCGACCCCCTCATGGACATTGAATACAAAGAGAAAAAGGACAAACTCGTTTTGCACGTAGGTGTGGGCGGTTATGCGAGCCTCTTCTTGGGCTCCATTTCGTTCAACTACAACGGCAGTGTTTACCGGCCGCACAAGTCCATCACCATCAACGAAACGAACATGCTGTTCAGCTTTGACATGCCGATTCTTTTCACGAACCATTTCGGGATTTCGTACAAGTACTCCGACACTATGGACTTCCAGATTGGCGTGACCAACATGCTCATTGACTTCAATGGCGGTAACTGGTCCGTTTCTGCCGGAATCTCGCTCTGGTCCTTCTAGCCTTTGGATCTTCGCCCATGTTCAGGGCGACTTACTTTTTGATGACCTTGTTCAGCAGCCGCTTGCTCCTGAGGGCGGCGGTAGGGTGTTCGCGGTACATCAAAGCAAAAAAGTGGGTATACGGAATTTCGCACTCGGCGAGTTCCCTCATGGCGACCTTGGTCTTTTGCTTGCCCAGTTCCTTGTGAGCGTAGGCGTCGGCTTCGTATTCCTGGTTCCAGCAATACAAGTGGAACAGCACGCGGAAGGGGATGGCGACCACATGCAGCCATAAAATGCCCTGCCACAGCGGCATGCCCACACGGATGAGCTGCGCCGCCAAGAACCAGATAGCGATCAGGGCGAGAATCAGCTTGGCGATGTTCCTCAAAATACCGTGGTGCATGACCTTGTGCGCTTCCTCGTGCTTTTTGACGAACTCCGTTTCGCTTGGCTCACGGCGATTTTCGGGGAGCGGCACAATGTCGTTGACCAGGGGGATGACGCGGAGCAGAGCGAACACACCGCCACGGCTCATGGTGAGCCGCACTTCGCGAATTTCAAGCCACACGCGGCCCAAAAATTCCGCACAAAGTAATGTTATGAGCAAAGAAACCGATTCCATTTTAGCGACTCAAGGTTTTCAAGCGGCCCAAAAACTACCCAATGTTCTTGAGCACGGCGTTCAGGCGCTTAGCCGATTCCTCGAATCGCGCCTTTTCCCAATCCACAAAGCCCTTGTCTACAGGGTGGGCAGCCTCATAATCGTCAAATATGGCACAACCGCGAGCATTGTCGCGATCCAAGCCGTGGGTCACTTTTTCGAACCAAGCCTTTTCGAGCTGGCGATACTGTTTCACCACCTCGTCGAGTGTTTCGGGAATCGTCACCACACGTGTGATTTCTCGCATCATGTCGCCCGTAAGCAGCTTGCGGAGTTCACGCGGCGTTTGTGAAGCGAGCGAAGAATCGTTCTCGACCAGCGCGATAATCTGGTCGAACACAAAACGCTGCAGGTATTCGTTGTAGGCATGCAGAGCATCTTGACGCACGCGCTCACGCATAAAGTTTTCGCCGAGGCCGTCGACGTGCTCCTTGGTATAAACGTCCCTCACCTGCGTCACCTGCAGGCGGTTATAGGCGTCAAAAACCTGGCGTAC
Above is a window of Fibrobacter sp. UWP2 DNA encoding:
- a CDS encoding M48 family metalloprotease encodes the protein MESVSLLITLLCAEFLGRVWLEIREVRLTMSRGGVFALLRVIPLVNDIVPLPENRREPSETEFVKKHEEAHKVMHHGILRNIAKLILALIAIWFLAAQLIRVGMPLWQGILWLHVVAIPFRVLFHLYCWNQEYEADAYAHKELGKQKTKVAMRELAECEIPYTHFFALMYREHPTAALRSKRLLNKVIKK